A portion of the Gorilla gorilla gorilla isolate KB3781 chromosome X, NHGRI_mGorGor1-v2.1_pri, whole genome shotgun sequence genome contains these proteins:
- the TFE3 gene encoding transcription factor E3 isoform X1: MSHAAEPARDGVEASAEGPRAVFVLLEERRPADSAQLLSLNSLLPESGIVADIELENVLDPDSFYELKSQPLPLRSSLPISLQATPATPATLSASSSAGGSRTPAMSSSSSSRVLLRQQLMRAQAQEQERRERREQAAAAPFPSPAPASPAISVVGVSAGGHTLSRPPPAQVPREVLKVQTHLENPTRYHLQQARRQQVKQYLSTTLGPKLASQALTPPPGPASAQPLPAPEAAHTTGPTGSAPNSPMALLTIGSSSEKEIDDVIDEIISLESSYNDEMLSYLPGGTTGLQLPSTLPVSGNLLDVYSSQGVATPAITVSNSCPAELPNIKREISETEAKALLKERQKKDNHNLIERRRRFNINDRIKELGTLIPKSSDPEMRWNKGTILKASVDYIRKLQKEQQRSKDLESRQRSLEQANRSLQLRIQELELQAQIHGLPVPPTPGLLSLATTSASDSLKPEQLDIEEEGRPGAATFHVGGGPAQNAPHQQPPAPPSDALLDLHFPSDHLGDLGDPFHLGLEDILMEEEEGVVGGLSGGALSPLRAASDPLLSSVSPAVSKASSRRSSFSMEEES, from the exons ATGTCTCATGCGGCCGAACCAGCTCGGGATGGCGTAGAGGCCAGCGCGGAGGGCCCTCGAGCCGTGTTCGTGCTGTTGGAGGAGCGCAGGCCGGCCGACTCGGCTCAGCTGCTCAG CCTGAACTCTTTGCTTCCGGAATCCGGGATTGTTGCTGACATAGAATTAGAAAACGTCCTTGATCCTGACAGCTTCTACGAGCTCAAAAGCCAACCCTTACCCCTTCGCTCAAG CCTCCCAATATCACTGCAGGCCACACCAGCCACCCCAGCTACACTCTCTGCATCGTCTTCTGCAGGGGGCTCCAGGACCCCTGCCATGTCGTCATCTTCTTCATCGAGGGTCTTGCTGCGGCAGCAGCTAATGCGGGCCCAGGCGCAGGAGCAGGAGAGGCGTGAGCGTCGGGAACAGGCCGCCGCGGCTCCCTTCCCCAGTCCTGCACCTGCCTCTCCTGCCATCTCTGTGGTTGGCGTCTCTGCTGGGGGCCACACATTGAGCCGTCCACCCCCTGCTCAGGTGCCCAGGGAGGTGCTCAAG GTGCAGACCCATCTGGAGAACCCAACGCGCTACCACCTGCAGCAGGCGCGCCGGCAGCAGGTGAAACAGTACCTGTCCACCACACTTGGGCCCAAGCTGGCTTCCCAGGCCCTCACCCCACCGCCGGGGCCCGCAAGTGCCCAGCCACTGCCTGCCCCCGAGGCTGCCCACACTACCGGCCCCACAGGCAGTGCGCCCAACAGCCCCATGGCACTGCTCACCATCGGGTCCAGCTCAGAGAAGGAG ATTGATGATGTCATTGATGAGATCATCAGCCTGGAGTCCAGTTACAATGATGAAATGCTCAGCTATCTGCCCGGAGGCACCACAGGACTGCAGCTCCCCAGCACG CTGCCTGTGTCAGGGAATCTGCTTGATGTGTACAGTAGTCAAGGCGTGGCCACACCAGCCATCACTGTCAGCAACTCCTGCCCAGCTGAGCTGCCCAACATCAAACGGGAGATCTCTG aGACCGAGGCAAAGGCCCTTTTGAAGGAACGGCAGAAGAAAGACAATCACAACCTAA TTGAGCGTCGCAGGCGATTCAACATTAACGACAGGATCAAGGAACTGGGCACTCTCATCCCTAAGTCCAGTGACCC GGAGATGCGCTGGAACAAGGGCACCATCCTGAAGGCCTCTGTGGATTATATCCGCAAGCTGCAGAAGGAGCAGCAGCGCTCCAAAGACCTGGAGAGCCGGCAGCGATCCCTGGAGCAGGCCAACCGCAGCCTGCAGCTCCGAATTCAG GAACTAGAACTGCAGGCCCAGATCCATGGCCTGCCAGTACCTCCCACTCCAGGGCTGCTTTCCTTGGCCACGACTTCGGCTTCTGACAGCCTCAAGCCAGAGCAGCTGGACATTGAGGAGGAGGGCAGGCCAGGCGCAGCAACGTTCCATGTAGGGGGGGGACCTGCCCAGAATGCTCCCCATCAGCAGCCCCCCGCACCGCCCTCAGATGCCCTTCTGGACCTGCACTTTCCCAGCGACCACCTGGGGGACCTGGGAGACCCCTTCCACCTGGGGCTGGAGGACATtctgatggaggaggaggagggggtggtgGGAGGACTGTCGGGGGGTGCCCTGTCCCCACTGCGGGCTGCCTCCGATCCCCTGCTCTCTTCAGTGTCCCCTGCTGTCTCCAAGGCCAGCAGCCGCCGCAGCAGCTTCAGCATGGAGGAGGAGTCCTGA
- the TFE3 gene encoding transcription factor E3 isoform X2, translating to MSHAAEPARDGVEASAEGPRAVFVLLEERRPADSAQLLSLNSLLPESGIVADIELENVLDPDSFYELKSQPLPLRSSLPISLQATPATPATLSASSSAGGSRTPAMSSSSSSRVLLRQQLMRAQAQEQERRERREQAAAAPFPSPAPASPAISVVGVSAGGHTLSRPPPAQVPREVLKVQTHLENPTRYHLQQARRQQVKQYLSTTLGPKLASQALTPPPGPASAQPLPAPEAAHTTGPTGSAPNSPMALLTIGSSSEKEIDDVIDEIISLESSYNDEMLSYLPGGTTGLQLPSTLPVSGNLLDVYSSQGVATPAITVSNSCPAELPNIKREISETEAKALLKERQKKDNHNLIERRRRFNINDRIKELGTLIPKSSDPWSLMLSPRLECSGAMGDALEQGHHPEGLCGLYPQAAEGAAALQRPGEPAAIPGAGQPQPAAPNSGTRTAGPDPWPASTSHSRAAFLGHDFGF from the exons ATGTCTCATGCGGCCGAACCAGCTCGGGATGGCGTAGAGGCCAGCGCGGAGGGCCCTCGAGCCGTGTTCGTGCTGTTGGAGGAGCGCAGGCCGGCCGACTCGGCTCAGCTGCTCAG CCTGAACTCTTTGCTTCCGGAATCCGGGATTGTTGCTGACATAGAATTAGAAAACGTCCTTGATCCTGACAGCTTCTACGAGCTCAAAAGCCAACCCTTACCCCTTCGCTCAAG CCTCCCAATATCACTGCAGGCCACACCAGCCACCCCAGCTACACTCTCTGCATCGTCTTCTGCAGGGGGCTCCAGGACCCCTGCCATGTCGTCATCTTCTTCATCGAGGGTCTTGCTGCGGCAGCAGCTAATGCGGGCCCAGGCGCAGGAGCAGGAGAGGCGTGAGCGTCGGGAACAGGCCGCCGCGGCTCCCTTCCCCAGTCCTGCACCTGCCTCTCCTGCCATCTCTGTGGTTGGCGTCTCTGCTGGGGGCCACACATTGAGCCGTCCACCCCCTGCTCAGGTGCCCAGGGAGGTGCTCAAG GTGCAGACCCATCTGGAGAACCCAACGCGCTACCACCTGCAGCAGGCGCGCCGGCAGCAGGTGAAACAGTACCTGTCCACCACACTTGGGCCCAAGCTGGCTTCCCAGGCCCTCACCCCACCGCCGGGGCCCGCAAGTGCCCAGCCACTGCCTGCCCCCGAGGCTGCCCACACTACCGGCCCCACAGGCAGTGCGCCCAACAGCCCCATGGCACTGCTCACCATCGGGTCCAGCTCAGAGAAGGAG ATTGATGATGTCATTGATGAGATCATCAGCCTGGAGTCCAGTTACAATGATGAAATGCTCAGCTATCTGCCCGGAGGCACCACAGGACTGCAGCTCCCCAGCACG CTGCCTGTGTCAGGGAATCTGCTTGATGTGTACAGTAGTCAAGGCGTGGCCACACCAGCCATCACTGTCAGCAACTCCTGCCCAGCTGAGCTGCCCAACATCAAACGGGAGATCTCTG aGACCGAGGCAAAGGCCCTTTTGAAGGAACGGCAGAAGAAAGACAATCACAACCTAA TTGAGCGTCGCAGGCGATTCAACATTAACGACAGGATCAAGGAACTGGGCACTCTCATCCCTAAGTCCAGTGACCC atggagtctcatgctgtcacccaggctggagtgcagtggtgcaatg GGAGATGCGCTGGAACAAGGGCACCATCCTGAAGGCCTCTGTGGATTATATCCGCAAGCTGCAGAAGGAGCAGCAGCGCTCCAAAGACCTGGAGAGCCGGCAGCGATCCCTGGAGCAGGCCAACCGCAGCCTGCAGCTCCGAATTCAG GAACTAGAACTGCAGGCCCAGATCCATGGCCTGCCAGTACCTCCCACTCCAGGGCTGCTTTCCTTGGCCACGACTTCGGCTTCTGA